The Cetobacterium somerae sequence TACCGGCTGAAATTAGGTTAGCTGTGGGAGCAGGTATAGGTTTATTTATAGCTTTTATAGGAATGCAGGGAATGGGATTAATTGTAAGTAATCCAGCAACAGTGGTGGCTTTAGGAAAATTTAATTTAAATGTTGTTTTAGGATTAGTAGGTTTTGCAATCATGGGATTCTTAGAGATGAAAAAAGTTAAGGGTGGAATTTTAATAGGAATTGTGGCTACAACAGTTTTAGGAATTATATTTGGTGCAGTTCAATTACCATCACAAATAATATCAATGCCTCCAAGTCCAGCACCGATAGCTTTAAAACTTGATGTTTTAGGAGCAATTAAACCGATATTTTTAGGATCAATTTTTTCATTTATGTTTGTTGATTTATTTGATTCTTTAGGAACTATAATGGCTTGTGCTCATGAAGCTGAAATGATAGATGAAAAGGGTAAGATAAAAAATGTTAGTAAAATATTAGAAGCTGATGCAATAGCAACAGTAATAGGTTCTTTATTAGGAACATCAACAACTACAACATTTGTAGAGTCGGCTTCAGGAATAGCAGTTGGTGGAAGAACAGGATTAACAGCATTAACAACAGCAATATTATTTGCTATTTCATTATTCTTTTCTCCAATTATTGGAGTTGTACCAGCGTTTGCAACAGCTCCAGCTCTTATACTTGTAGGAGTTTATATGTTTAAAAATTTATTAGATATAGATTTCCATAATATAGAAGTTGCAATACCTTGTTTCTTAATAATAATAATGATGCCATTAACTTACAGTATATCAATTGGAATTTCTTTTGGATTTATTTCTTACATATTAGTATGTTTATTTGGTGGGAAAATTACACATGTAAAGCCTATAATGTGGGCGATAGGATTTTTCTCAGTTGTAGAATTAATGTTTAAATAAAAAAAGGAGCTAAGCTCCTTTTTTTTATGCATTCTTTTTTAAAGTTAGTTTTTCAGTTTTAAAGATAAAAGACATTCCAAAAGCTATTAAAGCTGGTATAACCCAAGGAAATCCGTGATTAGCAAGAGGAATAAAGCTTAAATCTACTTTTAACATTTCAGCTATACTGATTATTAAAGTTACTGCAACAACAGATTTAAAGGTAAAGTGATTTTTAATACCAAAAATATTTAGTAAAATAAGAACGATAGTAACTGGATAAAGTATTACTAAAACAGGTACAGATAAACTAATTATATAGTCTAATCCAGCAACAGAAAGTATTGTTGAAAAAATACAAATTCCAAGAGCTATTTTTTTATAAGATATTTTAAATAGTTTTGAAAACCATTCACTAGCTAAAGCAACTAATCCTACAGAAGTTGTTAAACAAGCTGCAGCAACACAAATTCCAAAAGCTATTTTCCCAATATTTCCAAGAGTCATTTCTGCTAAAGTTAGTGTTGTTTGAGCAGTTGTAAGACCTTTTATACTACTAATTTGTGCTCCTAAATAAATTAAGCTTAAATAGATAAATCCAAGACCAATAGCAGCAATAAATCCAGCATTACTTAAAAAAGATTTTTGTTCATTTGTATCAGTTACTCCCTTTCCTTCAAGTCCCCTAATAATTATAACTCCAAATAGAACAGAAGCTAAAGCGTCCATTGTCTGGTAACCGCTAACAAATCCATAAGAGAAAGGATTTCCATTTATTATAGAGTCAACAGGAGTTCCTAAATCGCTAGTTATTCCTAAAATAGTTATTAATGAAAGAATCAATAAGATAATAGGTGTTAAAAATTTACCTAGAATATCAGTTATACTTGATTCATTTAAAACTAAAAATAAAGTTACTCCAAAGAAAATAACAGATGTTAACACAGCTATAATAGTAGGGTTTGAATTAGGAAATAAGGGTAAAACTCCCATTTCAAAAGTAGTTGATCCAGTTCTTGGTATAGCAAATAGAGGACCTATAACTAATATTAATATAGTAGAGTAGATTGTATTAAATTTATTTGAAACTTTATTTGCAAACTCATCTAGACTTCCAACTTTTGTGAATGCAAGAATTCCAAGTAGTGGTAAACCAATTCCAGTTAGAAAAAATCCTAGACCAGCTTCAAACCAATCTTTTCCTACAGCTACTCCAACAGAAGGTGGGAATAGTAAATTTCCTGCTCCAAAAAACATAGAGAATAGAGCGAAACCTAAAATTAAAATTTCTTTCTTTTTATTCATTGTAACCTCCAAAAAATTAGTATTATTGTAATAAAAAAATGTGTGTGTTTAAATAATTAGAAAAATTGTATCAAAAAATCAGGAAAAAATCAAGAATAAAATAATGAAAAAAAGGTATGAATGTACTAAAAAAATAGTATATAGAACAATAAAGTTTAGAAAAAAATATAAGAACCCTTTAAAAACAACAGGTTTGTTTTCCAAAAATACGAACAAAAAAATAAAAAAATTGTTATCTATTAAACAGGAAAAATAAATGTTAGGATTATTTTATAAAATATTAAGGATAAATTAAGGAGGAGTTATTATGGAAATATTGAAATCTATAATAAATGGAACTAATGCAATTTTGTGGGAAAAAAATGTGCTTGTAGTAATGCTTATTGGAATGGCTTTGTATGCTAGTTACAAAACTAAATTTATGCAAATTAGATTATTTGGAGAAATAGTAAAAACTCTAAAAGGTGAAAAAACAAATGGAGAAAAAATAAGTTCGTTAGAGGCTTTTTATTTGGGAACAGCTTGTAGGGTAGGAGCAGGAAATATAGCTGGAGTTGTAGCAGCGATATCAATAGGAGGACCTGGTGCATTATTTTGGATGTGGATAGTGGCATTACTTGGGGCTTCAACAGCATTTGTTGAATCAGTTCTATCTGTAGTTCACAGAGAAAAAGATTCTAACGGAAATTATAAAGGTGGAACGCCTTGGGTTATAAAAAATAGATTAAAAAAGAAATGGTTAGGGATAATTTATGCAGTAGCTTCTGTGATATGTTATATAGGAGTTATTCAAGTTATGGCAAACTCTGTAACTGAATCAGTAGTTGGAGCTTATAAATTAAATCCAACAATAATTTCAATAATATTAGCACTATTAGTTGCATTAACAATTTTCGGAAAAGGAAAAAAAGATAAAATTGTGACAGCATTAAATAAAATTGTTCCTGTAATGGCTTTTATGTATTTAGTAGTTGTATTATATGTCCTTTTAACTAATATAACAGAAATACCAATGGTCTTTGGAAAAATATTCTCAGCAGCATTTGGAATAAATCAATTTGCAGGAGGAGCTTTGGGTGGAGCAATTATGCAAGGGGTAAGAAGAGGATTATTTTCTAATGAGGCAGGAAGTGGCAATGGGAATTACGCAGCAGCCTTAGCAGATGTAGATGAACCTGTAAA is a genomic window containing:
- a CDS encoding NCS2 family permease, with the protein product MEKLFQLKEHGTTVKQEIIAGITTFLTMAYIIFVNPSILSMTGMDKGALITVTCLASAIGTAITAFWVNAPLAMAPGMGLNAFFTFTLVLGNGATWEQALGVVFISGVIFLALTFSGLREKIIDAIPAEIRLAVGAGIGLFIAFIGMQGMGLIVSNPATVVALGKFNLNVVLGLVGFAIMGFLEMKKVKGGILIGIVATTVLGIIFGAVQLPSQIISMPPSPAPIALKLDVLGAIKPIFLGSIFSFMFVDLFDSLGTIMACAHEAEMIDEKGKIKNVSKILEADAIATVIGSLLGTSTTTTFVESASGIAVGGRTGLTALTTAILFAISLFFSPIIGVVPAFATAPALILVGVYMFKNLLDIDFHNIEVAIPCFLIIIMMPLTYSISIGISFGFISYILVCLFGGKITHVKPIMWAIGFFSVVELMFK
- the brnQ gene encoding branched-chain amino acid transport system II carrier protein — its product is MNKKKEILILGFALFSMFFGAGNLLFPPSVGVAVGKDWFEAGLGFFLTGIGLPLLGILAFTKVGSLDEFANKVSNKFNTIYSTILILVIGPLFAIPRTGSTTFEMGVLPLFPNSNPTIIAVLTSVIFFGVTLFLVLNESSITDILGKFLTPIILLILSLITILGITSDLGTPVDSIINGNPFSYGFVSGYQTMDALASVLFGVIIIRGLEGKGVTDTNEQKSFLSNAGFIAAIGLGFIYLSLIYLGAQISSIKGLTTAQTTLTLAEMTLGNIGKIAFGICVAAACLTTSVGLVALASEWFSKLFKISYKKIALGICIFSTILSVAGLDYIISLSVPVLVILYPVTIVLILLNIFGIKNHFTFKSVVAVTLIISIAEMLKVDLSFIPLANHGFPWVIPALIAFGMSFIFKTEKLTLKKNA
- a CDS encoding alanine/glycine:cation symporter family protein, producing MEILKSIINGTNAILWEKNVLVVMLIGMALYASYKTKFMQIRLFGEIVKTLKGEKTNGEKISSLEAFYLGTACRVGAGNIAGVVAAISIGGPGALFWMWIVALLGASTAFVESVLSVVHREKDSNGNYKGGTPWVIKNRLKKKWLGIIYAVASVICYIGVIQVMANSVTESVVGAYKLNPTIISIILALLVALTIFGKGKKDKIVTALNKIVPVMAFMYLVVVLYVLLTNITEIPMVFGKIFSAAFGINQFAGGALGGAIMQGVRRGLFSNEAGSGNGNYAAALADVDEPVKQGMIQSLSVFVDTLVICSATAFVVLLANDSGLSDLNGMVLFQEALKSHIGWIGIPFTVVILFFFSFSTILGVTFYGRNALQFISENPKVNTCYQLIVVWMVYIGGVEQNYFVWSLADFGLGLMTVINIVAIAPLINESIVYLEKYEQKLKGYAKINP